Proteins from a genomic interval of Helicoverpa armigera isolate CAAS_96S chromosome 9, ASM3070526v1, whole genome shotgun sequence:
- the LOC110375698 gene encoding potassium voltage-gated channel subfamily H member 8 isoform X5: MPVRKGLLAPQNTFLDTIATRFDGTHSNFVLGNAQVPCYPIVYCSDGFCELTGWARAHIMQKGCACKFLHGPDTRDEHRHEIDSALEAKHELKLELIFYKKNGSPFWCLLDIVPIKNEKREVVLFLASFKDITNTKMAAMNTNENFDSAALLGARFRAESSCLLPDPNGNLDPEAPSPANMGRRRSRAVLYQLSGHYKPDKMKTKLKLNNVSKNLLHSSDPPLPEYKTSALKKSRFIISHYGVFKTFWDWLILIATFYVAVVVPYNASFVDEGHPRISVTSDVVVEALFIIDIVLNFRTTFVSKKGEVVSDSKAIALNYIRSWFVVDLLAALPFDLLYASDVYSGAESTHGNVHLVKLTRLLRLARLLQKMDRYSQYSALILTLLMLSFTLLAHWLACIWFIIADKEIEIHKNESWDLGWINNLAERLKVPIPNISHSESYVTALYFTCSSLTSVGFGNVSANTLAEKIFSIITMLIGALMHAVVFGNVTAIIQRMYSRRSMYQSKWRDLKDFLSINQVPKELKQRMQDYFQTMWSLNHGIDIHETLKEFPEELRGDVSLHLHREILSLPIFESASQGCLKLLSLHIRNNFCAPGEYLVHKGDALTYIYYICNGSMEVMQNDMVVAILGKGDLVGCDMNTHLQAYNGSGSAHPQGNNPDVVVKSSSDVKALTYCDLKCIHMGGLAEALRLYPEYQQEFIHDIQHDLTYNLREGYEAEAESDGNGHPSLTLPSISEDDENAAEDTALTPKKLPGSNTNSPRHTKFRTDGQPRLSHRELRERIERQRSIATPKISRADSLEGLNLEVHNTRSSVDRLDTQVSSLHHDVAALSMEVRHAIQALQEMTAPTGWHAAHSNPNLQWNAPPNQLARSCSHPPDVFCWDQQQERPLTPERPKAHKCTQTEPFLHLITQYIMEHPATVMLLLGIDPMANLAPVMPGTVDYYADTRGRRPSTLEQIVETETGSQTPSSTTSEKYEPIRSPTESVRDLEVQIENEVQKPPEKEQKSASLRRSRYSASDLCEASERLLATRSTHPSTRSLKFNINS, encoded by the exons ACAGCAACTTCGTGCTGGGCAATGCTCAAGTGCCATGCTACCCGATCGTCTACTGTTCGGACGGGTTCTGCGAGCTGACAGGGTGGGCGCGCGCGCACATCATGCAAAAAGGTTGCGCGTGCAAGTTTCTCCATGGCCCCGATACCAGAGATGAACACCGCCACGAGATCGACTCGGCGCTCGAAGCGAAACACGAACTGAAATTAgaacttatattttataagaaaaatg GATCTCCCTTTTGGTGTCTGCTCGACATCGTACCAATTAAGAATGAGAAACGAGAAGTGGTTTTATTTCTCGCCTCCTTCAAGGATATCACCAACACCAAGATGGCCGCCATGAACACCAATGAGAACTTCGACAGCG CGGCACTCTTGGGCGCCCGGTTCCGCGCTGAATCTAGTTGCCTACTTCCAGACCCGAATGGCAATCTTGACCCCGAAGCGCCGTCGCCCGCGAACATGGGCAGGCGACGCTCTAGGGCAGTTCTATACCAGCTTTCAGGACATTATAAACCGGACAAAATGAAGACTAAATTAAAACTCAACAATGTTAGTAAG aatCTATTACACTCATCGGACCCTCCGTTGCCTGAATATAAAACGTCAGCATTAAAAAAGTCTAGATTTATAATATCACACTACGGGGTGTTCAAAACATTTTGGGATTGGCTCATTCTAATAGCCACGTTCTATGTGGCTGTAGTGGTTCCCTACAATGCCAGTTTCGTTGATGAAGGACACCCCAGGATAAGCGTAACGAGTGATGTCGTGGTAGAAGCGCTCTTCATTATCG ATATAGTGCTCAATTTCCGGACGACATTCGTAAGTAAGAAAGGAGAAGTAGTCTCCGATTCTAAGGCGATAGCCCTTAATTACATCCGGAGCTGGTTTGTGGTGGATCTCCTGGCGGCGCTCCCGTTTGACCTACTTTACGCGTCCGACGTATACAGCGGGGCG GAGTCGACACACGGTAACGTGCATTTAGTAAAATTAACAAGACTGCTGCGCCTCGCCCGGCTGCTACAGAAGATGGATCGATACTCGCAGTACTCCGCTTTGATACTGACGTTACTAATGCTCTCTTTCACTTTGCTGGCTCACTGGCTTGCCTGCATTTGGTTCATTATAGCCGACAAAGAGATTGAAATTCACAAGAACGAAAGTTGGGACCTAG GATGGATAAACAATCTGGCGGAGAGGCTGAAGGTGCCGATCCCAAACATCTCGCACAGTGAGAGTTATGTGACGGCGCTGTACTTCACGTGCTCCTCTCTCACCAGCGTGGGCTTCGGCAACGTGTCGGCCAACACTCTCGCCGAGAAAATCTTCAGCATCATAACTATGCTGATTGGAG CACTGATGCACGCCGTAGTATTCGGAAACGTGACGGCTATCATACAGCGAATGTACTCGCGCCGGTCCATGTATCAAAGCAAGTGGCGCGATCTCAAAGACTTTCTAAGCATAAACCAAGTGCCCAAAGAGTTGAAGCAACGGATGCAAGATTACTTCCAGACTATGTGGTCGTTAAACCACGGCATCGATATTCACGAG actctCAAAGAATTTCCTGAAGAGCTGAGGGGTGACGTGTCGCTACATTTACACCGTGAGATATTATCCCTTCCGATATTCGAATCAGCGTCGCAAGGCTGTCTCAAGTTGCTGTCTCTTCACATTCGAAACAACTTTTGCGCCCCCGGCGAGTATCTCGTCCACAAAGGGGACGCGCTGACGTATATCTACTACATATGCAACGGGTCCATGGAAGTAATGCAAAACGACATGGTCGTCGCTATTCTGG GCAAAGGAGATTTGGTTGGATGTGATATGAATACCCATTTGCAAGCTTACAACGGTTCTGGCTCAGCCCACCCGCAGGGGAATAATCCTGATGTTGTGGTGAAATCGAGCAGCGATGTTAAg GCTTTGACCTACTGTGATCTAAAATGCATCCATATGGGTGGCTTGGCAGAAGCTTTGCGTCTGTACCCTGAGTACCAGCAAGAGTTTATCCACGATATCCAACATGATCTGACTTACAACTTACGAGAAGGCTACGAGGCTGAAGCAGAGTCAGACGGGAACGGTCATCCGTCGCTCACACTGCCTTCAATATCAGAGGATGATGAAAACGCAGCCGAAGACACAGCACTCACTCCCAAAAAACTACCCGGGTCTAACACGAATAGCCCGCGCCATACTAAATTCAG GACGGATGGGCAGCCACGGTTGTCTCACAGAGAATTACGTGAAAGGATAGAAAGGCAGCGTTCTATAGCGACGCCAAAAATTTCGAGAGCTGATTCTTTGGAGGGACTTAATTTAGAAGTGCATAACACAAGGTCATCTGTCGACAGACTTGACACACAGGTGTCGAGCTTGCATCATGACGTGGCCGCGCTAAGCATGGAG GTTCGCCACGCCATCCAAGCGCTGCAGGAGATGACGGCCCCGACCGGGTGGCACGCAGCACATTCCAATCCTAATCTTCAGTGGAACGCTCCACCTAACCAGCTCGCTCGAAGCTGTAGCCATCCTCCTGACGTATTCTGTTGGGATCAG CAGCAAGAGCGACCGCTAACCCCAGAGCGCCCGAAAGCTCACAAGTGTACACAAACTGAGCCATTCCTACACCTCATAACACAGTACATTATGGAGCACCCAGCCACCGTGATGCTGCTGCTCGGCATAGACCCGATGGCGAACCTTGCCCCAGTAATGCCTGGCACCGTCGACTACTACGCAGACACGCGGGGCCGAAGACCCAGCACGCTGGAGCAGATCGTTGAAACTGAAACCGGGAGCCAGACCCCCTCAAGCACAACTAGCGAGAAATACGAGCCGATCAGGAGTCCTACAGAGAGTGTGAGAGACCTCGAAGTTCAAATAGAAAATGAAGTGCAGAAACCTCCTGAGAAAGAACAGAAGAGTGCTAGTTTGAGGCGCAGCAGGTACTCGGCGAGCGACCTATGCGAGGCGTCGGAGCGCCTGCTGGCCACGCGCTCCACGCACCCCAGCACGCGCAGCCTCAAGTTCAACATCAACAGCTAA
- the LOC110375698 gene encoding potassium voltage-gated channel subfamily H member 8 isoform X4 — MPVRKGLLAPQNTFLDTIATRFDGTHSNFVLGNAQVPCYPIVYCSDGFCELTGWARAHIMQKGCACKFLHGPDTRDEHRHEIDSALEAKHELKLELIFYKKNGSPFWCLLDIVPIKNEKREVVLFLASFKDITNTKMAAMNTNENFDSGAAVRPSAGVVTLALSPFVPAAALLGARFRAESSCLLPDPNGNLDPEAPSPANMGRRRSRAVLYQLSGHYKPDKMKTKLKLNNNLLHSSDPPLPEYKTSALKKSRFIISHYGVFKTFWDWLILIATFYVAVVVPYNASFVDEGHPRISVTSDVVVEALFIIDIVLNFRTTFVSKKGEVVSDSKAIALNYIRSWFVVDLLAALPFDLLYASDVYSGAESTHGNVHLVKLTRLLRLARLLQKMDRYSQYSALILTLLMLSFTLLAHWLACIWFIIADKEIEIHKNESWDLGWINNLAERLKVPIPNISHSESYVTALYFTCSSLTSVGFGNVSANTLAEKIFSIITMLIGALMHAVVFGNVTAIIQRMYSRRSMYQSKWRDLKDFLSINQVPKELKQRMQDYFQTMWSLNHGIDIHETLKEFPEELRGDVSLHLHREILSLPIFESASQGCLKLLSLHIRNNFCAPGEYLVHKGDALTYIYYICNGSMEVMQNDMVVAILGKGDLVGCDMNTHLQAYNGSGSAHPQGNNPDVVVKSSSDVKALTYCDLKCIHMGGLAEALRLYPEYQQEFIHDIQHDLTYNLREGYEAEAESDGNGHPSLTLPSISEDDENAAEDTALTPKKLPGSNTNSPRHTKFRTDGQPRLSHRELRERIERQRSIATPKISRADSLEGLNLEVHNTRSSVDRLDTQVSSLHHDVAALSMEVRHAIQALQEMTAPTGWHAAHSNPNLQWNAPPNQLARSCSHPPDVFCWDQQERPLTPERPKAHKCTQTEPFLHLITQYIMEHPATVMLLLGIDPMANLAPVMPGTVDYYADTRGRRPSTLEQIVETETGSQTPSSTTSEKYEPIRSPTESVRDLEVQIENEVQKPPEKEQKSASLRRSRYSASDLCEASERLLATRSTHPSTRSLKFNINS; from the exons ACAGCAACTTCGTGCTGGGCAATGCTCAAGTGCCATGCTACCCGATCGTCTACTGTTCGGACGGGTTCTGCGAGCTGACAGGGTGGGCGCGCGCGCACATCATGCAAAAAGGTTGCGCGTGCAAGTTTCTCCATGGCCCCGATACCAGAGATGAACACCGCCACGAGATCGACTCGGCGCTCGAAGCGAAACACGAACTGAAATTAgaacttatattttataagaaaaatg GATCTCCCTTTTGGTGTCTGCTCGACATCGTACCAATTAAGAATGAGAAACGAGAAGTGGTTTTATTTCTCGCCTCCTTCAAGGATATCACCAACACCAAGATGGCCGCCATGAACACCAATGAGAACTTCGACAGCG GAGCCGCGGTGCGGCCTTCGGCTGGCGTGGTCACTCTAGCGTTATCCCCATTTGTACCCGCAGCGGCACTCTTGGGCGCCCGGTTCCGCGCTGAATCTAGTTGCCTACTTCCAGACCCGAATGGCAATCTTGACCCCGAAGCGCCGTCGCCCGCGAACATGGGCAGGCGACGCTCTAGGGCAGTTCTATACCAGCTTTCAGGACATTATAAACCGGACAAAATGAAGACTAAATTAAAACTCAACAAT aatCTATTACACTCATCGGACCCTCCGTTGCCTGAATATAAAACGTCAGCATTAAAAAAGTCTAGATTTATAATATCACACTACGGGGTGTTCAAAACATTTTGGGATTGGCTCATTCTAATAGCCACGTTCTATGTGGCTGTAGTGGTTCCCTACAATGCCAGTTTCGTTGATGAAGGACACCCCAGGATAAGCGTAACGAGTGATGTCGTGGTAGAAGCGCTCTTCATTATCG ATATAGTGCTCAATTTCCGGACGACATTCGTAAGTAAGAAAGGAGAAGTAGTCTCCGATTCTAAGGCGATAGCCCTTAATTACATCCGGAGCTGGTTTGTGGTGGATCTCCTGGCGGCGCTCCCGTTTGACCTACTTTACGCGTCCGACGTATACAGCGGGGCG GAGTCGACACACGGTAACGTGCATTTAGTAAAATTAACAAGACTGCTGCGCCTCGCCCGGCTGCTACAGAAGATGGATCGATACTCGCAGTACTCCGCTTTGATACTGACGTTACTAATGCTCTCTTTCACTTTGCTGGCTCACTGGCTTGCCTGCATTTGGTTCATTATAGCCGACAAAGAGATTGAAATTCACAAGAACGAAAGTTGGGACCTAG GATGGATAAACAATCTGGCGGAGAGGCTGAAGGTGCCGATCCCAAACATCTCGCACAGTGAGAGTTATGTGACGGCGCTGTACTTCACGTGCTCCTCTCTCACCAGCGTGGGCTTCGGCAACGTGTCGGCCAACACTCTCGCCGAGAAAATCTTCAGCATCATAACTATGCTGATTGGAG CACTGATGCACGCCGTAGTATTCGGAAACGTGACGGCTATCATACAGCGAATGTACTCGCGCCGGTCCATGTATCAAAGCAAGTGGCGCGATCTCAAAGACTTTCTAAGCATAAACCAAGTGCCCAAAGAGTTGAAGCAACGGATGCAAGATTACTTCCAGACTATGTGGTCGTTAAACCACGGCATCGATATTCACGAG actctCAAAGAATTTCCTGAAGAGCTGAGGGGTGACGTGTCGCTACATTTACACCGTGAGATATTATCCCTTCCGATATTCGAATCAGCGTCGCAAGGCTGTCTCAAGTTGCTGTCTCTTCACATTCGAAACAACTTTTGCGCCCCCGGCGAGTATCTCGTCCACAAAGGGGACGCGCTGACGTATATCTACTACATATGCAACGGGTCCATGGAAGTAATGCAAAACGACATGGTCGTCGCTATTCTGG GCAAAGGAGATTTGGTTGGATGTGATATGAATACCCATTTGCAAGCTTACAACGGTTCTGGCTCAGCCCACCCGCAGGGGAATAATCCTGATGTTGTGGTGAAATCGAGCAGCGATGTTAAg GCTTTGACCTACTGTGATCTAAAATGCATCCATATGGGTGGCTTGGCAGAAGCTTTGCGTCTGTACCCTGAGTACCAGCAAGAGTTTATCCACGATATCCAACATGATCTGACTTACAACTTACGAGAAGGCTACGAGGCTGAAGCAGAGTCAGACGGGAACGGTCATCCGTCGCTCACACTGCCTTCAATATCAGAGGATGATGAAAACGCAGCCGAAGACACAGCACTCACTCCCAAAAAACTACCCGGGTCTAACACGAATAGCCCGCGCCATACTAAATTCAG GACGGATGGGCAGCCACGGTTGTCTCACAGAGAATTACGTGAAAGGATAGAAAGGCAGCGTTCTATAGCGACGCCAAAAATTTCGAGAGCTGATTCTTTGGAGGGACTTAATTTAGAAGTGCATAACACAAGGTCATCTGTCGACAGACTTGACACACAGGTGTCGAGCTTGCATCATGACGTGGCCGCGCTAAGCATGGAG GTTCGCCACGCCATCCAAGCGCTGCAGGAGATGACGGCCCCGACCGGGTGGCACGCAGCACATTCCAATCCTAATCTTCAGTGGAACGCTCCACCTAACCAGCTCGCTCGAAGCTGTAGCCATCCTCCTGACGTATTCTGTTGGGATCAG CAAGAGCGACCGCTAACCCCAGAGCGCCCGAAAGCTCACAAGTGTACACAAACTGAGCCATTCCTACACCTCATAACACAGTACATTATGGAGCACCCAGCCACCGTGATGCTGCTGCTCGGCATAGACCCGATGGCGAACCTTGCCCCAGTAATGCCTGGCACCGTCGACTACTACGCAGACACGCGGGGCCGAAGACCCAGCACGCTGGAGCAGATCGTTGAAACTGAAACCGGGAGCCAGACCCCCTCAAGCACAACTAGCGAGAAATACGAGCCGATCAGGAGTCCTACAGAGAGTGTGAGAGACCTCGAAGTTCAAATAGAAAATGAAGTGCAGAAACCTCCTGAGAAAGAACAGAAGAGTGCTAGTTTGAGGCGCAGCAGGTACTCGGCGAGCGACCTATGCGAGGCGTCGGAGCGCCTGCTGGCCACGCGCTCCACGCACCCCAGCACGCGCAGCCTCAAGTTCAACATCAACAGCTAA